In a genomic window of Lycium ferocissimum isolate CSIRO_LF1 chromosome 9, AGI_CSIRO_Lferr_CH_V1, whole genome shotgun sequence:
- the LOC132069475 gene encoding uncharacterized protein LOC132069475 has translation MELLPYSVSFVFIYSYIVHFTHNNKPFPFPFYSYLFAYKYSIKIKFHYFLNSKKKMSSDNNNNNNHEIDNNLLTLSLSFPSPTVQTPQSHVQLPPPPPPPPPPQQQRRPRKRKLSNISKNDTVSPPYPWATNKRAIVHSLNILYSNQIFTIKGDVQCKRCEKKYEMEFNLREKFAQIGSFIALNKASMHDRAPDIWMNPIFPTCKFCKQENSVKPIIATKKKEINWLFLLLGQFLGCCTLEQLKYFCKHNKNHRTGAKDRVLYLTYLTLCRQLDSSGPFDR, from the coding sequence ATGGAATTACTACCGTACTCTGTTTCTTTCGTCTTTATCTACTCGTACATCGTACATTTTACACATAATAACAAACCCTtcccctttcctttttattcgTATCTCTTTGCCTATAAATATTCCATCAAAATAAAGTTCCATTATTTCCTtaacagcaaaaaaaaaatgtctagcgacaacaacaacaacaacaaccatgaaATCGACAATAACTTGCTCACATtgtctctttcttttccttctccCACCGTGCAAACCCCACAGTCCCATGTACAActcccaccacccccacccccaccaccaccaccacaacaacaacgcAGGCCACGTAAGCGAAAGCTATCGAATATATCAAAAAACGACACCGTTTCACCACCTTATCCATGGGCTACTAATAAACGAGCTATAGTTCATAGTCTCAACATACTTTACTCTAACCAAATATTTACTATCAAAGGTGACGTTCAATGCAAAAGGTGTGAGAAAAAATACGAAATGGAGTTTAATTTGCGCGAAAAATTCGCGCAAATTGGAAGCTTTATTGCGTTAAATAAAGCTTCCATGCATGACCGTGCACCAGATATTTGGATGAACCCTATTTTTCCTACGTGCAAATTTTGTAAACAAGAGAATAGTGTGAAACCTATTATTGcaacaaagaagaaagagattaATTGGCTATTTTTGTTATTGGGACAGTTTCTTGGTTGTTGTACACTTGAACAGCTCAAATATTTCTGCAAACATAACAAGAATCACAGGACTGGTGCTAAGGACCGTGTTCTTTATCTTACGTACCTGACTCTTTGCAGACAGCTTGATTCTAGTGGCCCTTTTGATCGTTAA
- the LOC132031881 gene encoding alpha-soluble NSF attachment protein-like: MTKQLDSKPTLLMLLITTRRQIFEKGNILCKAGMARDNMERLIVSPRHYEIARVEEFMKKAEKKLSSWGLFRSKYNDSVDLFDKVANCLKLVESWDRVGEVYVKLASCYLKLDSKNDAASAYDNAAHYYTKTNNTREAISCLEQAVFMRLDIGRVNGSARYYKKIAKLYEQKERNLEQATIYYEKAVDLFKSLNFTLSANQCKQKIAEFSAEVLEKYQRSTEIFEDIARHSIRDNSFQV; the protein is encoded by the coding sequence ATGACTAAGCAGTTGGATAGCAAACCTACGCTGCTGATGCTGCTCATTACTACACGAAGACAAATATTCGAGAAAGGCAACATTTTGTGTAAGGCAGGCATGGCTCGGGACAATATGGAAAGGCTAATTGTTTCCCCAAGACATTATGAGATAGCGAGAGTAGAAGAATTCATGAAGAAAGCTGAGAAGAAACTCAGCAGTTGGGGACTCTTCAGGTCCAAATACAATGACAGTGTAGATTTGTTCGATAAAGTTGCTAATTGCCTCAAACTTGTGGAATCATGGGATCGAGTTGGAGAGGTATATGTCAAATTAGCAAGTTGTTATCTGAAGTTGGATAGCAAAAATGACGCTGCTAGTGCTTACGATAATGCTGCTCATTACTACACGAAGACAAATAATACGAGAGAGGCAATATCATGTCTAGAGCAGGCAGTATTCATGCGTCTGGATATTGGAAGGGTAAATGGGTCCGCAAGATATTACAAGAAAATTGCTAAATTATATGAACAAAAAGAACGGAATTTGGAGCAGGCGACCATTTATTATGAGAAAGCAGTTGATCTTTTCAAGAGCTTGAATTTTACATTGTCTGCAAATCAGTGCAAGCAGAAAATTGCAGAATTCTCTGCTGAAGTACTTGAAAAATATCAAAGATCAACTGAGATTTTTGAGGACATAGCAAGACACTCCATCAGAGACAACTCCTTCCAAGTATGA
- the LOC132069476 gene encoding probable WRKY transcription factor 29: protein MMMDWGLQAVVIGSSTCSDFHGANNIDFSSNLGFQESEYLSFSYEMKKEVFNDELEELYKPFYPVGGQNTFMGSSISLVPKEVKEEKREHQRHEQQVVAAPSTYVPKYKKRKNEQKRVVLQLTADDLSSDKWAWRKYGQKPIKGSPYPRSYYRCSSSKGCLARKQVEQSCTETGIFIVTYTAEHNHSQPTRRNSLAGTTKSKFPNSKNSINSAKMVKEKISSPHGSTSNLNSPPAALLIEEFPEIEMNQENTIIGDYFDEGIKNMFEGSDENECVSIQDMFDGDFFAGLEDIHDGFNSSFGCNNSTFPFSS from the exons ATGATGATGGATTGGGGTCTTCAAGCTGTTGTTATAGGATCATCAACATGCAGTGATTTCCATGGAGCTAATaatattgatttttcttctaacttgggttttcaagaaagtgaatatttatctttttcttatGAGATGAAAAAAGAGGTTTTCAATGATGAGTTAGAAGAACTTTACAAGCCATTTTACCCTGTTGGTGGACAAAATACGTTCATGGGATCTTCAATTTCATTAGTTCCCAAAGAAGttaaagaagagaagagagaacaTCAACGACATGAACAGCAAGTGGTGGCTGCTCCTAGTACATATGTACCTAAGTACAAAAAAAG GAAAAATGAACAGAAAAGAGTGGTGCTTCAGTTAACAGCAGATGATCTTTCTTCTGATAAGTGGGCTTGGCGTAAATATGGTCAAAAACCCATCAAAGGCTCCCCTTACCCAAG GAGCTATTATAGATGCAGCAGTTCAAAGGGTTGTTTAGCAAGGAAACAAGTAGAACAAAGTTGCACTGAAACTGGAATATTTATTGTGACTTACACAGCTGAACACAACCATAGTCAGCCAACACGTAGAAATTCATTAGCTGGTACTACCAAAagcaaatttccaaattcaaagaACTCTATTAATAGTGCAAAAATggtgaaagaaaaaatttcaagtcCACATGGTTCAACATCAAATTTAAATTCACCCCCAGCAGCACTTTTGATCGAAGAGTTTCCAGAAATAGAAATGAATCAAGAGAATACTATTATAGGTGATTATTTTGATGAAGGGATAAAAAATATGTTTGAAGGAAGTGATGAGAATGAATGCGTTTCGATTCAAGACATGTTTGATGGGGATTTCTTTGCTGGTCTAGAAGATATTCATGATGGATTTAATTCTTCTTTTGGATGTAATAATTCAACATTTCCCTTTTCTAGTTGA